In Ardenticatenales bacterium, a single genomic region encodes these proteins:
- a CDS encoding DUF2892 domain-containing protein: MTKNMGDLDRVVRFLGAVVLGILYFAHVVSGTVALVSLIIAILLLLTSLVGFCPLYAPFGITTQRK, translated from the coding sequence ATGACCAAAAACATGGGCGACCTGGACCGTGTAGTGCGCTTTCTGGGTGCTGTTGTGCTGGGCATCCTCTATTTTGCCCACGTCGTCAGCGGCACAGTCGCGCTGGTGAGCCTGATCATTGCCATCCTGCTGCTGCTGACCAGCCTCGTTGGCTTCTGCCCTCTCTACGCGCCTTTTGGCATCACCACGCAACGAAAATGA
- a CDS encoding LysM peptidoglycan-binding domain-containing protein, with amino-acid sequence MTSRTQPTAQAQADPISETLRLVNQVRAANGLPPYQYNATLATAAQIHANWMAATNTYSHTETNGSTPYSRAVGVGYPSTGYVSENIVGGTKLSPRQAVIWWENSPVHFAGMVSSNNVEAGVGFASSGDQNYYVLVMGRPPAPGQETALAPRAQEPQAQPLFITPVQLAPPRDDGSIVHIVQPGQALWTLAAYYDVDLAYLELINGLPDDPLLRTGQEILIRLAEGQAPPPTPTPPLNHTVQEGETLWYLTYKYNLEMETLLWLNGLTEDAVLQPGQLVKVRLAEGEAPPPTPTPRLQHIVRAGETAWTIAALHGLTLGQLYALNGLTTDPVLHPGDLLWIREPLPTATPPYPPTFTPAPTRTPAAELTPPMPAFSPTPIPTITSAATATPLVLNTASSLPATPANNNLLLVAVGLLILGGFVMLVLRRA; translated from the coding sequence GTGACAAGCCGAACCCAGCCCACCGCGCAGGCCCAAGCCGATCCCATCTCTGAAACATTGCGCCTGGTGAACCAGGTGCGCGCCGCCAATGGGTTGCCCCCGTACCAGTACAACGCCACATTAGCCACAGCGGCGCAGATACACGCCAACTGGATGGCCGCCACCAACACCTACAGCCACACGGAAACCAATGGCTCCACCCCCTACAGCCGCGCCGTGGGCGTAGGCTACCCCAGCACCGGGTACGTCTCGGAAAACATCGTCGGCGGCACAAAGTTGTCGCCGCGCCAGGCCGTTATCTGGTGGGAGAACAGTCCGGTGCATTTTGCCGGCATGGTCTCCAGCAACAACGTGGAGGCAGGCGTCGGCTTTGCCTCCAGCGGCGACCAGAACTACTACGTCCTGGTCATGGGCCGCCCGCCCGCGCCCGGCCAGGAAACCGCCCTCGCGCCGCGCGCGCAAGAACCGCAGGCGCAGCCCCTCTTCATCACGCCCGTGCAGTTGGCCCCCCCGCGTGATGATGGCTCCATTGTCCACATCGTGCAGCCGGGGCAGGCGCTGTGGACGTTGGCCGCCTACTACGATGTAGACCTCGCCTATCTGGAACTGATCAACGGCCTGCCGGACGACCCCTTACTGCGCACCGGGCAGGAAATCCTTATCCGCCTGGCGGAAGGGCAAGCCCCGCCGCCGACGCCCACGCCGCCGCTGAACCATACGGTGCAGGAGGGGGAAACGCTCTGGTACCTGACGTACAAGTACAATCTGGAGATGGAGACGTTGTTGTGGCTAAACGGCCTCACGGAGGACGCGGTGTTGCAGCCGGGTCAGTTGGTGAAGGTGCGGCTGGCGGAAGGAGAAGCCCCGCCGCCGACGCCCACGCCGCGGTTGCAGCATATTGTGCGCGCGGGGGAAACGGCGTGGACGATTGCCGCGCTGCATGGCCTGACGTTGGGCCAGTTGTATGCGCTCAACGGCCTGACGACGGACCCGGTGCTGCATCCGGGGGATTTGCTGTGGATTCGGGAGCCGCTACCCACGGCAACCCCGCCTTATCCTCCCACGTTTACGCCCGCGCCCACACGCACGCCGGCTGCTGAATTGACACCGCCGATGCCGGCATTCTCCCCCACCCCCATCCCCACAATCACCTCCGCCGCCACTGCTACCCCCCTGGTCCTAAACACCGCCAGTTCCCTGCCGGCAACACCGGCCAACAACAATCTGTTACTCGTTGCTGTCGGGCTGCTCATCCTGGGCGGTTTCGTCATGCTCGTGCTGCGTCGCGCCTGA
- a CDS encoding endonuclease/exonuclease/phosphatase family protein — MDLPDEPISTRSGPSGDTVITTFNLCNLFPPSVTPADHDQGIAQAFVEVQVAKLSLAIRQELRLPPVIVVQEVGGVEILRRLAAHVNRHAPPGTRYEGISLPCSDRRGIEVGFLWDEARCGLSRAWQLEGPRVEAAFGPDSPSPGREPLVGVFHLNGQEVMIVANHFKSDHVPASLSANKEQMLRVFQAQRRAQAQVVRDFATQVLTENVAALLMVAGDLNYSPPRTGGDPTNSPLRILAGSGQEPPLTNLLPLKGEATAYTFRRNGAPETLDHIFVSEGLRRRFAGIDVLHFNAASPHFLHIDPSTPRGASDHDPVEARFWFAGTVPFPSSPTQVLPASVW, encoded by the coding sequence ATGGACCTTCCTGACGAACCCATCAGCACTCGCTCCGGCCCATCCGGCGATACGGTTATCACCACGTTTAACCTGTGCAACCTGTTTCCCCCATCCGTGACGCCGGCAGACCATGATCAGGGAATCGCGCAGGCATTCGTCGAAGTGCAGGTTGCCAAGCTCTCGCTGGCGATTCGCCAGGAACTGCGGCTGCCCCCGGTGATTGTGGTGCAGGAAGTCGGTGGCGTGGAGATACTGCGGCGGCTGGCGGCGCATGTCAACCGTCATGCACCGCCAGGCACGCGCTACGAGGGAATTTCGCTCCCTTGCAGTGACCGGCGGGGAATTGAGGTAGGGTTTCTCTGGGATGAGGCTCGCTGCGGCCTGTCGCGGGCGTGGCAGCTTGAGGGGCCGCGCGTGGAAGCGGCTTTCGGTCCGGATAGCCCCAGTCCGGGGCGGGAGCCGCTGGTGGGGGTGTTTCACCTCAACGGGCAGGAGGTGATGATTGTGGCGAACCATTTCAAGAGCGATCACGTGCCGGCATCTCTGTCCGCGAACAAGGAGCAAATGCTGCGTGTCTTCCAGGCGCAGCGGCGAGCGCAGGCGCAGGTCGTGCGCGATTTTGCCACACAGGTGCTGACGGAAAATGTGGCGGCGCTGCTGATGGTGGCGGGAGACTTGAATTATTCGCCGCCGCGCACCGGAGGAGATCCCACGAACAGCCCTTTGCGAATTCTGGCGGGCAGCGGGCAGGAGCCGCCGCTGACGAATCTGCTGCCGCTGAAAGGGGAGGCGACGGCGTACACGTTTAGGCGGAATGGCGCGCCGGAGACGTTGGACCATATTTTTGTCAGTGAGGGGCTGCGGCGACGTTTTGCCGGCATTGACGTCCTCCACTTCAACGCCGCCTCGCCCCATTTCCTGCACATCGATCCCAGCACCCCGCGCGGTGCATCCGACCATGATCCCGTGGAAGCCCGCTTCTGGTTCGCCGGAACCGTCCCGTTTCCCTCATCCCCGACTCAGGTTTTGCCGGCATCCGTTTGGTAA
- a CDS encoding peptidylprolyl isomerase, with protein MSNDALMVDDGMVVRMDYTLRLDDGNEIDSSAPQGPLEFLQGIGQIVPGLESALYGMRVGDEKKVVVEPIDGYGELNADEFQLVSRDAFPTGMDLQVGMRLQMRDTDSGATFDATVDEVRADSVVLDFNHPLAGETLFFDVKIVGLRAASPEEMAHGHVH; from the coding sequence ATGAGTAATGATGCCCTGATGGTTGATGATGGCATGGTGGTCCGTATGGACTACACGCTGCGTCTGGATGATGGAAACGAAATTGACAGTTCCGCGCCGCAGGGACCGCTGGAGTTCTTGCAGGGAATAGGCCAGATTGTTCCTGGTCTGGAGTCTGCATTGTACGGAATGCGGGTGGGGGATGAGAAGAAGGTTGTGGTGGAGCCGATCGATGGGTATGGTGAGTTGAACGCCGATGAATTCCAATTGGTTTCCCGTGATGCTTTCCCCACGGGGATGGATTTGCAAGTAGGAATGCGACTACAGATGCGCGACACCGATTCAGGCGCGACGTTCGACGCGACCGTGGACGAGGTGCGCGCGGATAGCGTCGTGCTGGATTTCAATCACCCGTTGGCGGGCGAAACGTTGTTTTTTGACGTTAAAATTGTTGGTTTAAGGGCAGCCTCCCCTGAAGAGATGGCGCACGGTCATGTGCACTAG
- a CDS encoding RNA-binding protein, giving the protein MNIYVGNLPRQTTQDELQEAFEAFGTVDRAVIILDRDTGQSRGFGFVEMPDKAEAEAAIAGMNGTDLGGRTLTVNEAKPREPRSGGGSGGRFGGGRSGGGRPGGSGGGRRDDRRDDRRGGGRGGW; this is encoded by the coding sequence ATGAATATCTACGTTGGAAATTTGCCACGGCAGACGACTCAAGACGAGCTGCAAGAGGCATTTGAAGCATTTGGGACGGTTGATCGTGCGGTCATCATCCTGGATCGAGATACCGGTCAGTCACGCGGGTTTGGTTTTGTGGAAATGCCTGACAAAGCGGAAGCGGAAGCGGCTATTGCCGGCATGAACGGCACGGATCTTGGTGGTCGCACCCTCACCGTCAACGAAGCCAAGCCGCGCGAACCCCGCAGCGGCGGCGGCAGTGGTGGTCGCTTCGGTGGCGGACGCTCTGGCGGTGGTCGTCCCGGTGGCAGCGGCGGTGGGCGGCGCGATGATCGCCGTGATGACCGTCGCGGCGGCGGGCGCGGTGGCTGGTAG
- the glnA gene encoding type I glutamate--ammonia ligase, which produces MKTPSDVMAYIKEKGVEIVDVKFTDLFGQWQHFSMPVEAFDADTAFSEGMGFDGSSIRGFQSIESSDMILIADPDTAVMDPICAAPTLSLVCDVYDPLTREPYSRDPRYVAKKAVDYVRATGIADEVFIGPEAEFFIFDQVKYSAGEYSSVYQVDSIEGPWNSGIFGFGHSVPHKRGYFPVAPFDTLQDIRSQMVRVMIASGLDVEVHHHEVGTAGQCEIDLKYDSLVTMADKVQLYKYIVKNVAKANGKTATFMPKPIYADNGSGMHTHQSLWKDGKPLFAGTEYAGLSEMALYYIGGILKHINALLGIVAPTTNSYRRLVPGYEAPVVVAYSARNRSAAVRIPMYSNSPKAKRVEFRCPDPAANPYLAFAAMVMAGMDGIKNKIHPGAAADMDLFDEENISKVTTTVGKLNEALDALAADKAFLLEGGVFTEDLLEAFISYKFEHEVGPVSLRPHPYEFLLYYGA; this is translated from the coding sequence ATGAAAACCCCCAGCGATGTGATGGCCTATATCAAAGAGAAGGGCGTTGAAATTGTAGACGTGAAATTCACCGATTTGTTTGGACAATGGCAGCACTTCTCCATGCCCGTGGAAGCGTTTGACGCGGACACCGCCTTCAGCGAAGGGATGGGCTTTGATGGCTCCTCTATTCGCGGCTTCCAGAGCATTGAGTCCAGCGACATGATCCTGATTGCCGACCCGGACACCGCGGTGATGGATCCCATTTGCGCCGCGCCCACGCTCAGCCTGGTGTGCGACGTATACGACCCGTTGACGCGCGAGCCGTATTCACGCGATCCCCGCTACGTCGCCAAGAAAGCCGTGGACTATGTGCGCGCTACCGGCATTGCCGACGAGGTTTTTATCGGCCCGGAAGCGGAGTTCTTCATTTTTGACCAGGTGAAATACTCCGCCGGCGAATACTCCTCCGTCTATCAGGTGGACAGCATTGAAGGACCGTGGAATTCCGGCATTTTTGGTTTTGGGCACTCCGTGCCGCACAAGCGGGGCTACTTCCCGGTGGCTCCTTTTGACACCTTGCAGGATATTCGCTCCCAGATGGTGCGCGTGATGATTGCTTCCGGTCTGGATGTGGAGGTGCACCACCACGAGGTGGGGACGGCAGGCCAGTGCGAAATTGACCTGAAGTATGATTCGCTGGTGACGATGGCGGATAAGGTGCAGTTGTACAAATACATTGTGAAGAACGTGGCAAAGGCGAATGGGAAGACGGCCACGTTCATGCCCAAGCCGATTTACGCGGACAACGGTTCCGGCATGCACACGCATCAGAGTTTGTGGAAGGATGGGAAGCCACTTTTTGCCGGCACGGAATATGCCGGCCTGAGTGAGATGGCACTTTATTACATCGGCGGCATTCTCAAACACATCAACGCCCTGCTGGGCATCGTTGCGCCCACCACCAACTCCTACCGCCGTCTGGTTCCCGGTTACGAGGCGCCCGTCGTCGTCGCTTACTCGGCGCGCAATCGCTCCGCCGCCGTGCGCATCCCCATGTACTCCAACTCGCCGAAAGCCAAGCGCGTTGAGTTCCGCTGCCCCGATCCCGCCGCCAATCCGTATCTGGCCTTCGCGGCGATGGTCATGGCCGGCATGGACGGCATCAAGAACAAGATTCATCCGGGCGCGGCCGCGGACATGGACCTGTTCGACGAGGAGAACATCTCCAAAGTGACCACGACGGTGGGCAAGCTAAACGAAGCGCTGGACGCGCTGGCGGCGGATAAGGCGTTCTTGTTGGAAGGGGGCGTCTTTACAGAGGACTTGCTGGAGGCGTTCATCTCCTACAAGTTTGAACATGAAGTTGGTCCCGTCAGTTTGCGCCCCCATCCGTATGAGTTTTTGCTGTACTACGGCGCGTGA
- a CDS encoding GAF domain-containing protein, whose protein sequence is MPAQTPSTRPQALTALRQIARVLSAAWDLDTTLDLIVRKTTEVMHVDSCAIYLLDPDGETLRLRATTGLARRALGRATLSVGEGMTGHAVRRNQPVYATHAQDDAHFKWVEEADETAFHSLLAVPLVIEAKPIGALNVQTITPHAFSADEVEVLSLIGDLAAGALAKAQLYDSQRRQIDELQALAQISEAVTAPQYLDDMLNVVTEMAARTMDAAVCSIFLLNETGTHLELRSAKRTTSPYSHRPPLPLGEGVTGRVAVMGVPMYVRDVSTNALYKGAELARSEGLVSLLSVPLSVRDHVIGVFNCYTARERVFSDDQRALFVTLANQTALAIENARLVTNAAIVREMHHRIKNNLQTVAMLMQLQIPEAERLDTRHVLETNIHRIHSIATVHEALSERGFTLVEVKDVLERIARMTAQSMVDPRRHLTIQVQGETLLLPSRAATALTLVVNELVQNALEHAFVGREAGRVDISLGRSPREIVVLVRDDGVGMPAPLPRSLGLEIVHTLVSEDLHGQIKFNRPVHGTEVSIRLPREIEAAG, encoded by the coding sequence ATGCCGGCACAAACCCCCTCCACCCGTCCTCAAGCCCTCACCGCCCTGCGCCAGATCGCCCGCGTCCTCAGCGCCGCCTGGGACCTGGACACGACGCTTGATCTGATCGTGCGCAAAACCACCGAGGTCATGCACGTAGACTCCTGCGCCATCTACCTCCTCGATCCCGATGGCGAGACACTGCGCCTGCGCGCCACGACCGGATTGGCCCGGCGCGCGCTCGGTCGCGCCACGCTCTCCGTGGGGGAAGGGATGACGGGGCACGCTGTGCGTCGCAATCAGCCCGTCTATGCCACCCATGCGCAAGATGATGCCCATTTCAAATGGGTGGAGGAAGCGGACGAAACCGCCTTTCACTCGCTACTGGCCGTGCCCCTGGTGATTGAGGCGAAGCCCATTGGCGCGCTCAATGTGCAGACCATTACCCCACACGCCTTCAGTGCCGATGAAGTGGAGGTGTTGTCTCTGATTGGCGATCTGGCAGCCGGCGCGCTGGCGAAAGCGCAGTTGTACGACAGCCAGCGCCGCCAGATAGACGAACTCCAGGCGTTGGCGCAAATTAGCGAAGCCGTCACCGCCCCGCAATACCTGGATGACATGCTGAACGTCGTCACGGAAATGGCGGCGCGTACGATGGACGCAGCCGTGTGTTCCATTTTCCTGCTCAACGAGACCGGCACGCATCTGGAACTGCGTTCGGCGAAGCGCACCACCAGCCCCTACAGCCACCGTCCGCCGCTGCCACTGGGCGAAGGTGTGACGGGACGGGTGGCCGTTATGGGCGTGCCCATGTACGTGCGGGATGTTTCCACGAATGCGTTGTACAAGGGGGCGGAACTGGCGCGCAGCGAGGGATTGGTTTCGCTGCTTTCCGTGCCCTTGAGCGTGCGCGACCACGTGATTGGGGTGTTCAACTGTTATACGGCGCGTGAGCGTGTGTTTAGCGATGATCAACGGGCGCTGTTTGTTACCCTGGCAAACCAGACGGCGCTGGCTATTGAGAATGCGCGCCTGGTGACGAACGCGGCTATCGTACGGGAAATGCACCATCGTATCAAGAACAATCTGCAAACGGTGGCCATGCTGATGCAGTTGCAGATTCCCGAGGCGGAGCGGTTGGATACGCGCCATGTGCTGGAGACGAATATCCACCGCATTCACAGCATCGCCACGGTCCACGAGGCGTTGTCGGAACGTGGGTTCACGCTGGTGGAGGTGAAGGATGTGCTGGAGCGGATCGCGCGTATGACGGCGCAGAGCATGGTTGATCCGCGGCGGCATTTGACGATTCAGGTACAGGGGGAGACGCTGCTGCTGCCCAGCCGGGCGGCGACGGCGCTGACGTTGGTGGTGAATGAGTTGGTGCAAAATGCGTTGGAACACGCTTTTGTGGGGCGTGAGGCGGGGCGCGTGGATATTTCGCTGGGGCGCTCGCCGCGGGAGATTGTGGTGTTGGTGCGGGATGATGGCGTGGGGATGCCTGCGCCGCTTCCCCGCAGCCTCGGTTTGGAAATCGTCCATACCCTGGTAAGTGAAGATTTGCACGGCCAGATCAAATTCAATCGCCCGGTTCACGGCACGGAGGTGAGCATTCGCCTGCCGCGCGAGATTGAAGCGGCAGGATGA
- a CDS encoding response regulator: MRILIADDESIIRLGLKSMLQQLDHEVVAARDGREALQMARAQRPDLAILDVKMPFTDGLQVARVLARSQPMPIVLLTAYSDQALIDQAADLPIHGYLVKPVQAADLAPAMAIAVRRFADAEQLRQRAAALEAELQARKLIDRAKGVLMNAGMNESTAYHAIQRRAREQGRTMRQIAEAILRDAA; this comes from the coding sequence ATGCGTATTTTGATTGCGGATGACGAGTCGATAATTCGCCTGGGTTTGAAGTCCATGTTGCAGCAGTTGGATCACGAGGTGGTCGCCGCCCGCGACGGACGGGAGGCTCTGCAAATGGCGCGGGCGCAACGACCCGATCTGGCGATTCTGGATGTGAAGATGCCGTTTACGGATGGTTTGCAGGTGGCTCGTGTGCTGGCGCGGTCACAACCGATGCCGATTGTGCTGTTGACGGCGTACAGTGACCAGGCGTTGATTGATCAGGCGGCGGATTTGCCCATTCACGGGTATTTGGTGAAGCCGGTGCAGGCGGCGGATCTGGCGCCGGCGATGGCGATTGCGGTGCGGCGGTTTGCGGATGCGGAGCAGTTGCGGCAGCGGGCGGCGGCGCTGGAGGCGGAACTCCAGGCGCGGAAGTTGATTGATCGAGCGAAGGGGGTTTTGATGAATGCCGGCATGAACGAATCCACCGCCTACCATGCCATCCAACGCCGCGCCCGCGAACAAGGCCGCACCATGCGCCAGATCGCCGAAGCCATCCTGCGCGACGCAGCCTGA
- a CDS encoding ABC transporter ATP-binding protein gives MTASEFVIANPIKSDQRSPIRWVLFHVLHNKRFIFTMFLGAFGNAALAALVPVLIGRAFNAALASPPDVRAIGLIALGIIGSQSVRAVLQLGRNFSSELIGQRLERDTREELYLSLLGKSMTFHDMQPVGDTMARATNDVREVNLMLNPGINLVVGSSNFLLMPILVSPTYDPRLIAAPLFFLVTYFWSIARYLGVLSAISDRVRRTFGRMNSRLAEAIDGIETVKGAAQEEQEVERFREYATDYRDAVVTQGYVEARFLPLLLLGITTAAGFAHAFLLYQAGAINVGDVIGYVGLLTLFGFPTFTSLTAYSQVSRGMAGARRILQLIQAETHLDENVGGKAGAIRGRITFENVSFGYVPGVNVLQNVSFDVEPGQTLAIVGQTGAGKSTIAKLINRTYDVDQGRVLIDGVPTNEWQLAALRRQISIIEQDVFLFSRSIAENIAFGCPGATREMVIEAAQNAQAHEFILSFQDGYDTVIGERGVTLSGGQRQRLALARAFLVSPRILILDDSTSAVDSATEDRIQQAITRAAANQTTVLITHRLSQIRWADQVVVLRQGRLVAQGNHDTLMHTSPAYRRIFQQYETTDDGHASAVTGATTR, from the coding sequence ATGACAGCCAGCGAATTCGTCATCGCCAATCCCATCAAATCCGACCAGCGTTCCCCGATCCGCTGGGTACTCTTCCACGTCCTACACAATAAACGCTTCATCTTCACCATGTTTCTCGGCGCATTTGGCAACGCCGCGCTGGCCGCCCTCGTACCCGTCCTCATTGGCCGCGCCTTCAACGCCGCCCTGGCCTCCCCGCCCGACGTCCGCGCCATTGGCCTCATTGCCCTGGGCATCATCGGCAGCCAATCCGTGCGCGCCGTGTTGCAGCTTGGCCGCAACTTCTCCAGCGAACTCATCGGCCAGCGTCTGGAGCGCGACACGCGCGAAGAACTCTACCTCAGCCTGCTAGGCAAGAGCATGACATTCCACGACATGCAGCCGGTCGGGGACACGATGGCGCGCGCCACCAACGACGTGCGTGAAGTCAATCTGATGCTGAATCCAGGCATCAACCTGGTCGTTGGCTCTTCCAACTTCCTCCTCATGCCCATCCTGGTCAGCCCCACCTACGATCCCCGCCTCATTGCCGCGCCCCTTTTCTTTCTCGTGACCTATTTCTGGTCCATTGCGCGTTACCTGGGCGTCCTCTCCGCCATCTCCGACCGGGTTCGCCGCACCTTTGGGCGCATGAACAGTCGGCTGGCGGAGGCTATTGACGGCATTGAAACGGTGAAAGGGGCCGCGCAGGAGGAGCAGGAGGTTGAGCGGTTCCGTGAATACGCCACGGACTACCGCGACGCCGTCGTGACGCAGGGATACGTCGAAGCACGATTCCTGCCCCTGCTTCTCCTGGGGATTACGACCGCGGCCGGTTTTGCCCATGCCTTCCTGCTCTACCAGGCCGGAGCTATCAACGTGGGGGACGTGATTGGCTACGTGGGGTTGCTGACGCTGTTTGGATTCCCCACATTCACCTCGCTCACGGCCTACTCGCAGGTGTCGCGGGGAATGGCAGGCGCGCGCCGTATTTTGCAGTTGATCCAGGCGGAAACGCATCTGGACGAGAATGTCGGCGGCAAGGCGGGCGCGATTCGCGGGCGTATCACGTTTGAAAACGTCAGTTTTGGTTACGTGCCGGGCGTGAACGTACTGCAAAACGTTAGCTTTGACGTAGAACCCGGACAGACATTGGCGATTGTGGGGCAGACCGGTGCCGGCAAAAGCACCATCGCCAAACTCATCAACCGCACCTACGATGTAGATCAGGGACGTGTTCTCATTGATGGCGTGCCCACCAACGAGTGGCAATTGGCCGCTCTGCGCCGCCAGATTTCCATCATCGAGCAGGATGTTTTTCTGTTCTCGCGCAGCATTGCCGAAAATATCGCCTTTGGCTGCCCTGGTGCCACCCGCGAGATGGTCATCGAAGCGGCCCAAAACGCCCAGGCGCACGAGTTCATCCTGTCCTTTCAGGATGGTTATGATACGGTGATCGGCGAGCGCGGCGTGACCCTATCCGGTGGGCAGCGACAGCGGCTGGCTCTGGCGCGCGCCTTCCTCGTCAGTCCGCGTATCCTCATTCTGGATGATTCCACCAGCGCCGTGGACAGCGCGACGGAGGATCGCATTCAGCAGGCGATCACCCGTGCCGCTGCCAATCAGACCACCGTCCTCATTACCCATCGTCTTTCCCAGATACGCTGGGCGGACCAGGTAGTGGTGCTGCGTCAGGGGCGGCTGGTTGCTCAAGGCAACCACGACACGCTTATGCACACCTCTCCCGCCTACCGCCGTATCTTCCAGCAGTATGAGACCACTGACGACGGACATGCGTCCGCGGTCACAGGTGCAACAACCCGATGA